In Trichoderma atroviride chromosome 2, complete sequence, one DNA window encodes the following:
- a CDS encoding uncharacterized protein (antiSMASH:Cluster_2.4~SMCOG1072:dehydrogenase), whose protein sequence is MGSLASQRSDELHKVVCLDAYTCPVPTFDFAHEYVEYHNTIGEDLIIERVRDATIIITSRVPISARIVAACFRLELIAFMTTGTDIADKKACRARGITVCNAPGANAESVAEHAFALYMAAKRQVVDLHRVTLEAEAWPRDKNVFHLYPQLPRVMRHEILGIVGYGAIGKYAEAIGKALGMSVVIAERKSTPIGKVRPGREPFEEVVKTCTVLLLACPLDEESSNMISEPELRAMRPDSIVVNVARGGVMNEAALLRALKEKWIYAAATDVFVTEPATKEGCQLIRDCPSNLTLSPHVAWYGGTCLENLQLSIKETLESYVAGKVINSVL, encoded by the exons ATGGGCTCGCTCGCATCTCAACGAAGTGATGAGCTTCATAAAGTTGTTTGTCTGGACGCCTATACATGTCCGGTCCCTACATTCGACTTCGCTCACGAGTATGTCGAGTACCATAATACTATCGGCGAGGACCTGATTATCGAGCGCGTTCGCGatgccaccatcatcatcacatcgCGTGTGCCCATCTCGGCCCGCATTGTTGCCGCTTGCTTCCGTCTGGAGCTGATCGCCTTCATGACAACTGGTACTGACATTGCTGATAAAAAGGCATGCCGGGCTCGCGGCATCACGGTATGCAATGCACCCGGCGCCAATGCTGAGTCTGTTGCTGAGcatgcctttgccttgtatATGGCGGCCAAGCGCCAGGTTGTTGACTTGCACCGCGTTACACTCGAGGCTGAGGCCTGGCCTCGAGATAAGAATGTGTTTCACTTGTACCCGCAGCTGCCCCGAGTCATGAGGCATGAGATATTAGGCATCGTCGGATACGGAGCCATAG GTAAATATGCGGAGGCTATAGGAAAGGCACTGGGAATGTCGGTGGTAATCGCCGAGAGAAAATCCACGCCGATTGGCAAAGTAAGGCCCGGAAGGGAGCCGTTCGAAGAGGTAGTGAAAACTTGTACAGTGCTGTTACTCGCGTGTCCGCTCGACGAAGAATCGAGTAACATGATTTCAGAACCTGAGCTTCGGGCTATGAGACCAGATAGCATTGTAGTCAACGTGGCACGCGGAGGTGTCATGAACGAGGCGGCGCTCCTCAGGGCATTGAAAGAAAAATGGATATACGCTGCCGCCACAGATGTCTTTGTAACTGAGCCAGCGACTAAGGAGGGCTGCCAACTCATTCGAGATTGCCCTAGCAACTTGACACTCTCACCACATGTTGCGTGGTATGGGGGCACATGCTTGGAGAATCTACAACTAAGTATCAAGGAGACGCTGGAGAGTTATGTGGCAGGAAAGGTAATCAACTCTGTTCTTTGA
- a CDS encoding uncharacterized protein (EggNog:ENOG41~antiSMASH:Cluster_2.4), whose protein sequence is MAPSAQEIRNLLEVHIAQDLAEKAGNSGKLQQPGHITNHFHDNVEFHINGHEFPHATQLKGAETIKGEIVDGGLSDIPNVIDYSKPHDCQILQVIGGGPESDWAAAVIKATATTITGKPFNHESVMTFQFDNSGKIIHLKNYADTLHVHNILQDI, encoded by the exons ATGGCTCCCAGCGCTCAAGAGATTCGAAATCTTCTCGAGGTTCACATCGCCCAAGATCTTGCTGAAAAGGCAGGGAACTCGGGAAAGCTTCAGCAGCCCGGACATATAACTAACCACTTCCACGACAATGTTGAATTCCACATCAACGGCCATGAATTCCCACACGCTACCCAATTGAAGGGTGCTGAAACTATCAAGGGGGAGATAGTTGATGGTGGTCTTTCTGATATTCCCAACGTCATCGATTACTCCAAGCCTCACGATTGTCAAATCCTACAAGTGATTGGTGGCGGCCCAGAGAGTGACTGGGCTGCCGCTGTGATTAAGGCTACGGCAACGACTATCACAG GCAAGCCATTCAACCACGAATCAGTCATGACTTTCCAATTCGATAACAGCGGCAAGATCATTCACCTAAAGAACTATGCCGACACCCTCCACGTTCACAATATCCTCCAGGACATCTGA
- a CDS encoding uncharacterized protein (antiSMASH:Cluster_2.4) yields the protein MASVSRLFQLSGTCNNYPWGKKGHQSLAAELCKNTPGTNFTINDDDYYSEMWFGDYPDFPARDLETGQPLADLLKSNEEKLLGSYSVEKFGKNLPFLPKILSIGKALPLQIHPNKSLAAKLHEKDPEKFSDTNHKPEIAVALSQFELFAGWRDLNQISPMFNIPSLRRFVPEGTNLWNEETLRNVVRELLKADEQTIQKIEEELKQQSLEDIQKLGYPSQTFELLQRLQSQYSATDPGLLIAILCMKFFILEPGEAMFIPADGIHCYLSGDIVECMARSNNMLASGLCPVADRDSADLFSETLKIDSSTQADNLKLPAKAGKDGYTTVYQPPISEFDVVRVDMPAGKEDLVWNHKGPTLAIAIFGEGAILGDGKELAIKPGFIFFIAAASATKLRADTDLQIYAAALR from the exons ATGGCAAGCGTTTCACGGCTGTTCCAGTTAAGCGGAACCTGCAACAACTATCCATGGGGAAAGAAAGGTCACCAGTCGCTCGCTGCCGAACTCTGCAAAAATACACCTGGAACCAACTTCACCATAAATGATGACGATTATTACTCCGAGATGTGGTTTGGCGACTACCCAGACTTTCCTGCGAGAGATCTGGAAACAGGTCAACCGCTTGCCGACCTCTTGAAATCCAACGAGGAAAAGTTGCTTGGCTCATACTCAGTGGAGAAGTTTGGAAAAAATCTCCCGTTTCTACCAAAG ATCCTTTCAATAGGCAAAGCTCTGCCATTACAAATTCACCCAAACAAATCACTTGCAGCCAAACTTCACGAGAAAGACCCCGAAAAGTTCTCAGACACCAACCACAAGCCAGAGATCGCGGTGGCTCTGTCACAATTCGAACTGTTTGCTGGCTGGAGAGACTTGAACCAAATATCCCCCATGTTCAATATACCGAGTCTACGGCGCTTCGTTCCAGAAGGGACAAATCTTTGGAACGAAGAAACTCTACGAAACGTTGTCCGTGAATTATTGAAGGCCGATGAACAAACTATCcagaagattgaagaggagctgaagcAACAATCTTTAGAAGACATTCAGAAACTTGGCTATCCAAGCCAAACTTTTGAGTTGCTTCAGCGCTTGCAATCTCAATATTCTGCTACGGACCCAGGGCTGTTGATTGCAATTCTATGCATGAAATTCTTTATACTAGAGCCTGGCGAAGCAATGTTTATCCCAGCTGATGGTATTCATTGCTATTTGTCGGGAGACATTGTGGAGTGCATGGCTCGTTCAAACAACATGCTTGCCAGTGGTCTTTGTCCTGTTGCCGACCGCGATAGTGCTGATCTCTTTTCCGAGACCCTTAAAATCGACTCGAGTACCCAGGCAGACAATCTGAAGTTGCCGGCAAAGGCAGGAAAAGATGGGTATACAACGGTGTATCAACCGCCCATTAGCGAATTCGATGTAGTTCGTGTCGACATGCCTGCTGGAAAGGAGGATTTAGTTTGGAATCATAAGGGCCCGACTCTGGCTATTGCGATTTTTGGAGAGGGTGCTATTCTAGGCGATGGAAAAGAGCTTGCTATCAAACCTGggtttattttcttcattgCGGCCGCGTCAGCTACAAAGCTACGGGCTGATACCGACTTGCAAATTTATGCTGCTGCATTACGTTGA
- a CDS encoding uncharacterized protein (EggNog:ENOG41~antiSMASH:Cluster_2.4~SMCOG1001:short-chain dehydrogenase/reductase SDR) — protein MGGIDILFNNAAYQMMVENILDLPDEQWIHTFNINMHSYFFMAKYSIKHMKRGAVIINNASINAYIGRPDLLDYTSTKGGIISFTRGLSNQYISKGIRVNAVAPGPGKHICQELFATC, from the exons ATGGGTGGAATCGACATTCTTTTTAACAATGCGGCCT ATCAAATGATGGTTGAAAATATACTCGACTTGCCAGACGAACAGTGGATTCATActttcaacatcaacatgCACTCATATTTTTTCATGGCCAAATACTCAATCAAGCATATGAAGCGCGGCGCTGTTATTATTAACAATGCTTCAATAAATGCATACATCGGCCGGCCAGACTTGTTGGATTACACCTCCACTAAAGGAGGGATCATTTCCTTCACAAGAGGATTGAGCAACCAATACATCTCAAAGGGCATTCGAGTTAATGCTGTCGCCCCAGGGCCAGGTAAGCATATATGCCAAGAGCTGTTTGCGACGTGCTGA